One Oncorhynchus kisutch isolate 150728-3 linkage group LG13, Okis_V2, whole genome shotgun sequence DNA window includes the following coding sequences:
- the LOC109900303 gene encoding epithelial splicing regulatory protein 1-like isoform X4 yields the protein MTAQVDYLAVLFTTTSGASGDLLGSDETELEQLVWQLVDLKNKKLGKVNEVLIRPEHKDLTEDCLGEREDSEEFVSTVTGLENAINQFHLRLTNEVNSLGAGTSVCVCTDGQLHIRQVLHPEAAGKNLALPECFNSFFDLRKEFRKHFPSADTKSLEVQYMAESLSVTVEPVAILEPPTVLDPTAVLDPTAMLDPTAMLSPVTAALQVQTMANIVLALLLEPLCHTFSNPERVTEKFESGTCSKMERVCDNTVIRARGLPWQSSDQDIARFFRGLNIAKGGAALCLNAQGRRNGEAMVRFISEEHRDMALQRHKHHMGNRYIEVYKATGEDFLKIAGGTSSEVALFLSREDQVIVRMRGLPFTATPDQVLAFFSQGEGPKEACPVSGDKDGILFVRFPDGRPTGDAFVLFASEEHAQCALRKHKDILGKRYIELFKSTAAEVQQVLNRYTSAPLIPVAPAPLVSMLPSVSLLPSPGGVRDCLRLRGLPYTATIEDILAFLGEYTHDIRPHGVHMVVNQQGRPSGDCFIQMRSAERAFSASQRVHKQVMSGPGQAGKRGVNSRYVEVFPCSAEEMGLVLMGGSLSHTHIHTHTRTRSGTGLSPPPCLSPPSYSFPPIPSIMPAEAAGLFPPIGQVLLSPRPLAPGHAYYPASTQLYMNYTAYYPSPPGSPNTIGYYPSPTPLPSPGGVVRMHGLAYKELLNTIQGYQSPMEALPVLSSMIGQSSSGDALMPFPPLLTKQGGHYLDLNML from the exons ATGACGGCTCAGGTAGACTACCTGGCGGTGTTGTTCACCACCACATCTGGCGCGAGCGGAGACCTCTTGGGTTCGGACGAGACGGAGCTCGAGCAGTTGGTGTGGCAGCTCGTGGACTTGAAGAACAAAAAG TTGGGAAAGGTGAATGAGGTGTTAATAAGGCCTGAGCACAAGGACCTTACAGAAGATtgtctgggggagagagaggacagcgagGAGTTTGTCTCTACAGTCACAGGCTTGGAGAACGCGATAAACCAG TTCCATCTGAGATTGACCAATGAGGTGAACAGCTTGGGCGCGGgcacgtcagtgtgtgtgtgtacggacgGGCAGCTCCACATTCGCCAGGTTCTCCACCCCGAAGCTGCGGGCAAG AACCTGGCACTGCCAGAATGTTTCAACTCCTTTTTTGACCTGAGGAAAGAGTTCAGGAAGCACTTCCCGTCTGCAGACACCAAGAGCCTGGAGGTGCAGTACATGGCAGAAT CTCTCAGTGTAACTGTGGAGCCAGTAGCCATATTGGAGCCGCCGACCGTACTGGATCCAACGGCCGTGTTGGATCCGACAGCCATGTTGGATCCGACGGCCATGTTGTCACCGGTCACAGCAGCACTGCAGGTCCAGACCATGGCCAACATCGTTCTAGCCCTGCTATTGGAACCCTTAT GTCACACATTCTCAAACCCAGAGAGAGTCACTGAGAAGTTTGAAAGTGGCACTTG cAGTAAGATGGAGCGTGTGTGTGACAACACAGTGATCAGAGCGAGGGGGTTGCCGTGGCAGTCATCTGACCAGGACATCGCTCGCTTCTTCAGAGGACTCAACATTGCCAA AGGTGGTGCTGCGTTGTGTCTGAACGCCCAGGGTCGGAGGAACGGAGAGGCTATGGTCCgcttcatcagtgaagagcacagaGACATGGCCCTGCAGAGACACAAACACCACATGGGCAACAGATACATAGAG GTGTACAAGGCAACAGGAGAAGACTTCCTTAAGATAGCAGGCGGTACCTCCAGTGAGGTGGCGTTGTTTCTGTCTCGCGAGGACCAGGTGATTGTCAGGATGAGAGGTCTTCCCTTCACCGCCACACCTGACCAGGTGCTGGCCTTCTTCTCCCAGGGGGAGGGGCCTAAAGAGGCGTGTCCTGTCAGTGGTGACAAGGATGGCATCCTATTTGTGCGTTTCCCTGATGGAAGGCCAACAGGCGACGCCTTTGTCCTATTCGCCAGTGAGGAGCATGCTCAGTGCGCTCTCAGGAAGCACAAAGACATCCTGGGAAAGAGATACATTGAGCTGTTCAAGAGCACCGCCGCTGAGGTGCAACAG gtgttgaACAGGTACACGTCAGCCCCTCTGATCCCCGTGGCTCCAGCCCCCCTGGTGTCAATGTtgccctctgtgtctctgttgccCTCTCCTGGTGGTGTGAGGGACTGCCTCAGGCTGAGGGGGCTGCCCTACACCGCCACCATAGAGGACATACTGGCCTTCCTAGGAGAATACACACACGACATCAGACCACACGGAGTACACATGGTGGTCAACCAACAG GGTCGTCCGTCAGGGGACTGTTTCATCCAGATGCGTTCAGCGGAGCGGGCTTTCTCTGCCTCCCAGCGGGTCCACAAGCAGGTGATGTCTGGTCCGGGCCAGGCTGGCAAGCGAGGGGTTAACAGCCGCTATGTGGAGGTGTTCCCCTGTAGCGCTGAAGAGATGGGTCTGGTGTTGATGGGAggctccctctcacacacacacattcacacacacacccggACCAGGAGTGGGACAGGGCTCAGCCCGCCGCCAT gtctgtctcctccctcctactCCTTCCCACCCATCCCTTCCATCATGCCGGCTGAGGCTGCCGGCCTCTTCCCTCCCATTGGGCAGGTGCTGCTGAGTCCCCGCCCCCTAGCACCTGGACACGCCTACTACCCAGCTAGCACTCAGCTCTACATGAACTACACTGCATACTATCCCAG tcccccAGGTTCTCCCAACACTATAGGGTactacccctctcccactcccctgccctcccctggGGGAGTGGTCCGTATGCATGGCCTCGCCTATAAAGAACTGCTCAACACCATTCAGGGATACCAG agTCCTATGGAGGCATTGCCTGTACTGAGCAGTATGATTGGTCAGTCCAGCAGCGGTGATGCTCTGAtgcccttcccccctctcctgaCCAAGCAGGGAGGGCACTACCTGGACCTAAACATGCTGTAG
- the LOC109900303 gene encoding epithelial splicing regulatory protein 1-like isoform X2, with protein sequence MTAQVDYLAVLFTTTSGASGDLLGSDETELEQLVWQLVDLKNKKLGKVNEVLIRPEHKDLTEDCLGEREDSEEFVSTVTGLENAINQFHLRLTNEVNSLGAGTSVCVCTDGQLHIRQVLHPEAAGKNLALPECFNSFFDLRKEFRKHFPSADTKSLEVQYMAESLSVTVEPVAILEPPTVLDPTAVLDPTAMLDPTAMLSPVTAALQVQTMANIVLALLLEPLCHTFSNPERVTEKFESGTCSKMERVCDNTVIRARGLPWQSSDQDIARFFRGLNIAKGGAALCLNAQGRRNGEAMVRFISEEHRDMALQRHKHHMGNRYIEVYKATGEDFLKIAGGTSSEVALFLSREDQVIVRMRGLPFTATPDQVLAFFSQGEGPKEACPVSGDKDGILFVRFPDGRPTGDAFVLFASEEHAQCALRKHKDILGKRYIELFKSTAAEVQQVLNRYTSAPLIPVAPAPLVSMLPSVSLLPSPGGVRDCLRLRGLPYTATIEDILAFLGEYTHDIRPHGVHMVVNQQGRPSGDCFIQMRSAERAFSASQRVHKQVMSGPGQAGKRGVNSRYVEVFPCSAEEMGLVLMGGSLSHTHIHTHTRTRSGTGLSPPPCLSPPSYSFPPIPSIMPAEAAGLFPPIGQVLLSPRPLAPGHAYYPASTQLYMNYTAYYPSPPGSPNTIGYYPSPTPLPSPGGVVRMHGLAYKELLNTIQGYQYATEDGLVHAHANMHDHDPSRTLLTQPKEWSPMEALPVLSSMIGQSSSGDALMPFPPLLTKQGGHYLDLNML encoded by the exons ATGACGGCTCAGGTAGACTACCTGGCGGTGTTGTTCACCACCACATCTGGCGCGAGCGGAGACCTCTTGGGTTCGGACGAGACGGAGCTCGAGCAGTTGGTGTGGCAGCTCGTGGACTTGAAGAACAAAAAG TTGGGAAAGGTGAATGAGGTGTTAATAAGGCCTGAGCACAAGGACCTTACAGAAGATtgtctgggggagagagaggacagcgagGAGTTTGTCTCTACAGTCACAGGCTTGGAGAACGCGATAAACCAG TTCCATCTGAGATTGACCAATGAGGTGAACAGCTTGGGCGCGGgcacgtcagtgtgtgtgtgtacggacgGGCAGCTCCACATTCGCCAGGTTCTCCACCCCGAAGCTGCGGGCAAG AACCTGGCACTGCCAGAATGTTTCAACTCCTTTTTTGACCTGAGGAAAGAGTTCAGGAAGCACTTCCCGTCTGCAGACACCAAGAGCCTGGAGGTGCAGTACATGGCAGAAT CTCTCAGTGTAACTGTGGAGCCAGTAGCCATATTGGAGCCGCCGACCGTACTGGATCCAACGGCCGTGTTGGATCCGACAGCCATGTTGGATCCGACGGCCATGTTGTCACCGGTCACAGCAGCACTGCAGGTCCAGACCATGGCCAACATCGTTCTAGCCCTGCTATTGGAACCCTTAT GTCACACATTCTCAAACCCAGAGAGAGTCACTGAGAAGTTTGAAAGTGGCACTTG cAGTAAGATGGAGCGTGTGTGTGACAACACAGTGATCAGAGCGAGGGGGTTGCCGTGGCAGTCATCTGACCAGGACATCGCTCGCTTCTTCAGAGGACTCAACATTGCCAA AGGTGGTGCTGCGTTGTGTCTGAACGCCCAGGGTCGGAGGAACGGAGAGGCTATGGTCCgcttcatcagtgaagagcacagaGACATGGCCCTGCAGAGACACAAACACCACATGGGCAACAGATACATAGAG GTGTACAAGGCAACAGGAGAAGACTTCCTTAAGATAGCAGGCGGTACCTCCAGTGAGGTGGCGTTGTTTCTGTCTCGCGAGGACCAGGTGATTGTCAGGATGAGAGGTCTTCCCTTCACCGCCACACCTGACCAGGTGCTGGCCTTCTTCTCCCAGGGGGAGGGGCCTAAAGAGGCGTGTCCTGTCAGTGGTGACAAGGATGGCATCCTATTTGTGCGTTTCCCTGATGGAAGGCCAACAGGCGACGCCTTTGTCCTATTCGCCAGTGAGGAGCATGCTCAGTGCGCTCTCAGGAAGCACAAAGACATCCTGGGAAAGAGATACATTGAGCTGTTCAAGAGCACCGCCGCTGAGGTGCAACAG gtgttgaACAGGTACACGTCAGCCCCTCTGATCCCCGTGGCTCCAGCCCCCCTGGTGTCAATGTtgccctctgtgtctctgttgccCTCTCCTGGTGGTGTGAGGGACTGCCTCAGGCTGAGGGGGCTGCCCTACACCGCCACCATAGAGGACATACTGGCCTTCCTAGGAGAATACACACACGACATCAGACCACACGGAGTACACATGGTGGTCAACCAACAG GGTCGTCCGTCAGGGGACTGTTTCATCCAGATGCGTTCAGCGGAGCGGGCTTTCTCTGCCTCCCAGCGGGTCCACAAGCAGGTGATGTCTGGTCCGGGCCAGGCTGGCAAGCGAGGGGTTAACAGCCGCTATGTGGAGGTGTTCCCCTGTAGCGCTGAAGAGATGGGTCTGGTGTTGATGGGAggctccctctcacacacacacattcacacacacacccggACCAGGAGTGGGACAGGGCTCAGCCCGCCGCCAT gtctgtctcctccctcctactCCTTCCCACCCATCCCTTCCATCATGCCGGCTGAGGCTGCCGGCCTCTTCCCTCCCATTGGGCAGGTGCTGCTGAGTCCCCGCCCCCTAGCACCTGGACACGCCTACTACCCAGCTAGCACTCAGCTCTACATGAACTACACTGCATACTATCCCAG tcccccAGGTTCTCCCAACACTATAGGGTactacccctctcccactcccctgccctcccctggGGGAGTGGTCCGTATGCATGGCCTCGCCTATAAAGAACTGCTCAACACCATTCAGGGATACCAG TACGCTACTGAGGATGGCCTTGTGCATGCTCATGCTAACATGCACGATCACGATCCCTCCCGGACCCTGCTCACGCAGCCCAAAGAGTGG agTCCTATGGAGGCATTGCCTGTACTGAGCAGTATGATTGGTCAGTCCAGCAGCGGTGATGCTCTGAtgcccttcccccctctcctgaCCAAGCAGGGAGGGCACTACCTGGACCTAAACATGCTGTAG
- the LOC109900303 gene encoding epithelial splicing regulatory protein 1-like isoform X3: MTAQVDYLAVLFTTTSGASGDLLGSDETELEQLVWQLVDLKNKKLGKVNEVLIRPEHKDLTEDCLGEREDSEEFVSTVTGLENAINQFHLRLTNEVNSLGAGTSVCVCTDGQLHIRQVLHPEAAGKNLALPECFNSFFDLRKEFRKHFPSADTKSLEVQYMAESLSVTVEPVAILEPPTVLDPTAVLDPTAMLDPTAMLSPVTAALQVQTMANIVLALLLEPLCHTFSNPERVTEKFESGTCSKMERVCDNTVIRARGLPWQSSDQDIARFFRGLNIAKGGAALCLNAQGRRNGEAMVRFISEEHRDMALQRHKHHMGNRYIEVYKATGEDFLKIAGGTSSEVALFLSREDQVIVRMRGLPFTATPDQVLAFFSQGEGPKEACPVSGDKDGILFVRFPDGRPTGDAFVLFASEEHAQCALRKHKDILGKRYIELFKSTAAEVQQVLNRYTSAPLIPVAPAPLVSMLPSVSLLPSPGGVRDCLRLRGLPYTATIEDILAFLGEYTHDIRPHGVHMVVNQQGRPSGDCFIQMRSAERAFSASQRVHKQVMSGPGQAGKRGVNSRYVEVFPCSAEEMGLVLMGGSLSHTHIHTHTRTRSGTGLSPPPCKSRRLSPPSYSFPPIPSIMPAEAAGLFPPIGQVLLSPRPLAPGHAYYPASTQLYMNYTAYYPSPPGSPNTIGYYPSPTPLPSPGGVVRMHGLAYKELLNTIQGYQSPMEALPVLSSMIGQSSSGDALMPFPPLLTKQGGHYLDLNML; encoded by the exons ATGACGGCTCAGGTAGACTACCTGGCGGTGTTGTTCACCACCACATCTGGCGCGAGCGGAGACCTCTTGGGTTCGGACGAGACGGAGCTCGAGCAGTTGGTGTGGCAGCTCGTGGACTTGAAGAACAAAAAG TTGGGAAAGGTGAATGAGGTGTTAATAAGGCCTGAGCACAAGGACCTTACAGAAGATtgtctgggggagagagaggacagcgagGAGTTTGTCTCTACAGTCACAGGCTTGGAGAACGCGATAAACCAG TTCCATCTGAGATTGACCAATGAGGTGAACAGCTTGGGCGCGGgcacgtcagtgtgtgtgtgtacggacgGGCAGCTCCACATTCGCCAGGTTCTCCACCCCGAAGCTGCGGGCAAG AACCTGGCACTGCCAGAATGTTTCAACTCCTTTTTTGACCTGAGGAAAGAGTTCAGGAAGCACTTCCCGTCTGCAGACACCAAGAGCCTGGAGGTGCAGTACATGGCAGAAT CTCTCAGTGTAACTGTGGAGCCAGTAGCCATATTGGAGCCGCCGACCGTACTGGATCCAACGGCCGTGTTGGATCCGACAGCCATGTTGGATCCGACGGCCATGTTGTCACCGGTCACAGCAGCACTGCAGGTCCAGACCATGGCCAACATCGTTCTAGCCCTGCTATTGGAACCCTTAT GTCACACATTCTCAAACCCAGAGAGAGTCACTGAGAAGTTTGAAAGTGGCACTTG cAGTAAGATGGAGCGTGTGTGTGACAACACAGTGATCAGAGCGAGGGGGTTGCCGTGGCAGTCATCTGACCAGGACATCGCTCGCTTCTTCAGAGGACTCAACATTGCCAA AGGTGGTGCTGCGTTGTGTCTGAACGCCCAGGGTCGGAGGAACGGAGAGGCTATGGTCCgcttcatcagtgaagagcacagaGACATGGCCCTGCAGAGACACAAACACCACATGGGCAACAGATACATAGAG GTGTACAAGGCAACAGGAGAAGACTTCCTTAAGATAGCAGGCGGTACCTCCAGTGAGGTGGCGTTGTTTCTGTCTCGCGAGGACCAGGTGATTGTCAGGATGAGAGGTCTTCCCTTCACCGCCACACCTGACCAGGTGCTGGCCTTCTTCTCCCAGGGGGAGGGGCCTAAAGAGGCGTGTCCTGTCAGTGGTGACAAGGATGGCATCCTATTTGTGCGTTTCCCTGATGGAAGGCCAACAGGCGACGCCTTTGTCCTATTCGCCAGTGAGGAGCATGCTCAGTGCGCTCTCAGGAAGCACAAAGACATCCTGGGAAAGAGATACATTGAGCTGTTCAAGAGCACCGCCGCTGAGGTGCAACAG gtgttgaACAGGTACACGTCAGCCCCTCTGATCCCCGTGGCTCCAGCCCCCCTGGTGTCAATGTtgccctctgtgtctctgttgccCTCTCCTGGTGGTGTGAGGGACTGCCTCAGGCTGAGGGGGCTGCCCTACACCGCCACCATAGAGGACATACTGGCCTTCCTAGGAGAATACACACACGACATCAGACCACACGGAGTACACATGGTGGTCAACCAACAG GGTCGTCCGTCAGGGGACTGTTTCATCCAGATGCGTTCAGCGGAGCGGGCTTTCTCTGCCTCCCAGCGGGTCCACAAGCAGGTGATGTCTGGTCCGGGCCAGGCTGGCAAGCGAGGGGTTAACAGCCGCTATGTGGAGGTGTTCCCCTGTAGCGCTGAAGAGATGGGTCTGGTGTTGATGGGAggctccctctcacacacacacattcacacacacacccggACCAGGAGTGGGACAGGGCTCAGCCCGCCGCCATGTAAGTCCAGAC gtctgtctcctccctcctactCCTTCCCACCCATCCCTTCCATCATGCCGGCTGAGGCTGCCGGCCTCTTCCCTCCCATTGGGCAGGTGCTGCTGAGTCCCCGCCCCCTAGCACCTGGACACGCCTACTACCCAGCTAGCACTCAGCTCTACATGAACTACACTGCATACTATCCCAG tcccccAGGTTCTCCCAACACTATAGGGTactacccctctcccactcccctgccctcccctggGGGAGTGGTCCGTATGCATGGCCTCGCCTATAAAGAACTGCTCAACACCATTCAGGGATACCAG agTCCTATGGAGGCATTGCCTGTACTGAGCAGTATGATTGGTCAGTCCAGCAGCGGTGATGCTCTGAtgcccttcccccctctcctgaCCAAGCAGGGAGGGCACTACCTGGACCTAAACATGCTGTAG
- the LOC109900303 gene encoding epithelial splicing regulatory protein 1-like isoform X1 translates to MTAQVDYLAVLFTTTSGASGDLLGSDETELEQLVWQLVDLKNKKLGKVNEVLIRPEHKDLTEDCLGEREDSEEFVSTVTGLENAINQFHLRLTNEVNSLGAGTSVCVCTDGQLHIRQVLHPEAAGKNLALPECFNSFFDLRKEFRKHFPSADTKSLEVQYMAESLSVTVEPVAILEPPTVLDPTAVLDPTAMLDPTAMLSPVTAALQVQTMANIVLALLLEPLCHTFSNPERVTEKFESGTCSKMERVCDNTVIRARGLPWQSSDQDIARFFRGLNIAKGGAALCLNAQGRRNGEAMVRFISEEHRDMALQRHKHHMGNRYIEVYKATGEDFLKIAGGTSSEVALFLSREDQVIVRMRGLPFTATPDQVLAFFSQGEGPKEACPVSGDKDGILFVRFPDGRPTGDAFVLFASEEHAQCALRKHKDILGKRYIELFKSTAAEVQQVLNRYTSAPLIPVAPAPLVSMLPSVSLLPSPGGVRDCLRLRGLPYTATIEDILAFLGEYTHDIRPHGVHMVVNQQGRPSGDCFIQMRSAERAFSASQRVHKQVMSGPGQAGKRGVNSRYVEVFPCSAEEMGLVLMGGSLSHTHIHTHTRTRSGTGLSPPPCKSRRLSPPSYSFPPIPSIMPAEAAGLFPPIGQVLLSPRPLAPGHAYYPASTQLYMNYTAYYPSPPGSPNTIGYYPSPTPLPSPGGVVRMHGLAYKELLNTIQGYQYATEDGLVHAHANMHDHDPSRTLLTQPKEWSPMEALPVLSSMIGQSSSGDALMPFPPLLTKQGGHYLDLNML, encoded by the exons ATGACGGCTCAGGTAGACTACCTGGCGGTGTTGTTCACCACCACATCTGGCGCGAGCGGAGACCTCTTGGGTTCGGACGAGACGGAGCTCGAGCAGTTGGTGTGGCAGCTCGTGGACTTGAAGAACAAAAAG TTGGGAAAGGTGAATGAGGTGTTAATAAGGCCTGAGCACAAGGACCTTACAGAAGATtgtctgggggagagagaggacagcgagGAGTTTGTCTCTACAGTCACAGGCTTGGAGAACGCGATAAACCAG TTCCATCTGAGATTGACCAATGAGGTGAACAGCTTGGGCGCGGgcacgtcagtgtgtgtgtgtacggacgGGCAGCTCCACATTCGCCAGGTTCTCCACCCCGAAGCTGCGGGCAAG AACCTGGCACTGCCAGAATGTTTCAACTCCTTTTTTGACCTGAGGAAAGAGTTCAGGAAGCACTTCCCGTCTGCAGACACCAAGAGCCTGGAGGTGCAGTACATGGCAGAAT CTCTCAGTGTAACTGTGGAGCCAGTAGCCATATTGGAGCCGCCGACCGTACTGGATCCAACGGCCGTGTTGGATCCGACAGCCATGTTGGATCCGACGGCCATGTTGTCACCGGTCACAGCAGCACTGCAGGTCCAGACCATGGCCAACATCGTTCTAGCCCTGCTATTGGAACCCTTAT GTCACACATTCTCAAACCCAGAGAGAGTCACTGAGAAGTTTGAAAGTGGCACTTG cAGTAAGATGGAGCGTGTGTGTGACAACACAGTGATCAGAGCGAGGGGGTTGCCGTGGCAGTCATCTGACCAGGACATCGCTCGCTTCTTCAGAGGACTCAACATTGCCAA AGGTGGTGCTGCGTTGTGTCTGAACGCCCAGGGTCGGAGGAACGGAGAGGCTATGGTCCgcttcatcagtgaagagcacagaGACATGGCCCTGCAGAGACACAAACACCACATGGGCAACAGATACATAGAG GTGTACAAGGCAACAGGAGAAGACTTCCTTAAGATAGCAGGCGGTACCTCCAGTGAGGTGGCGTTGTTTCTGTCTCGCGAGGACCAGGTGATTGTCAGGATGAGAGGTCTTCCCTTCACCGCCACACCTGACCAGGTGCTGGCCTTCTTCTCCCAGGGGGAGGGGCCTAAAGAGGCGTGTCCTGTCAGTGGTGACAAGGATGGCATCCTATTTGTGCGTTTCCCTGATGGAAGGCCAACAGGCGACGCCTTTGTCCTATTCGCCAGTGAGGAGCATGCTCAGTGCGCTCTCAGGAAGCACAAAGACATCCTGGGAAAGAGATACATTGAGCTGTTCAAGAGCACCGCCGCTGAGGTGCAACAG gtgttgaACAGGTACACGTCAGCCCCTCTGATCCCCGTGGCTCCAGCCCCCCTGGTGTCAATGTtgccctctgtgtctctgttgccCTCTCCTGGTGGTGTGAGGGACTGCCTCAGGCTGAGGGGGCTGCCCTACACCGCCACCATAGAGGACATACTGGCCTTCCTAGGAGAATACACACACGACATCAGACCACACGGAGTACACATGGTGGTCAACCAACAG GGTCGTCCGTCAGGGGACTGTTTCATCCAGATGCGTTCAGCGGAGCGGGCTTTCTCTGCCTCCCAGCGGGTCCACAAGCAGGTGATGTCTGGTCCGGGCCAGGCTGGCAAGCGAGGGGTTAACAGCCGCTATGTGGAGGTGTTCCCCTGTAGCGCTGAAGAGATGGGTCTGGTGTTGATGGGAggctccctctcacacacacacattcacacacacacccggACCAGGAGTGGGACAGGGCTCAGCCCGCCGCCATGTAAGTCCAGAC gtctgtctcctccctcctactCCTTCCCACCCATCCCTTCCATCATGCCGGCTGAGGCTGCCGGCCTCTTCCCTCCCATTGGGCAGGTGCTGCTGAGTCCCCGCCCCCTAGCACCTGGACACGCCTACTACCCAGCTAGCACTCAGCTCTACATGAACTACACTGCATACTATCCCAG tcccccAGGTTCTCCCAACACTATAGGGTactacccctctcccactcccctgccctcccctggGGGAGTGGTCCGTATGCATGGCCTCGCCTATAAAGAACTGCTCAACACCATTCAGGGATACCAG TACGCTACTGAGGATGGCCTTGTGCATGCTCATGCTAACATGCACGATCACGATCCCTCCCGGACCCTGCTCACGCAGCCCAAAGAGTGG agTCCTATGGAGGCATTGCCTGTACTGAGCAGTATGATTGGTCAGTCCAGCAGCGGTGATGCTCTGAtgcccttcccccctctcctgaCCAAGCAGGGAGGGCACTACCTGGACCTAAACATGCTGTAG